One stretch of Akkermansia massiliensis DNA includes these proteins:
- the yidD gene encoding membrane protein insertion efficiency factor YidD: MMKWLLIALVRGYQTFISAPLHALGGPGSGCRYTPSCSQYFIQAVRVHGAWRGFLLGSWRILRCNPWGGSGYDPVPPARTPH, encoded by the coding sequence ATGATGAAATGGCTGCTCATTGCCCTGGTACGGGGCTACCAAACCTTCATCAGCGCCCCCCTGCATGCGCTGGGGGGCCCCGGCAGCGGCTGCCGCTATACTCCCTCCTGTTCCCAGTACTTCATCCAGGCCGTCCGGGTCCATGGAGCCTGGCGCGGCTTTCTTCTTGGCTCATGGCGCATTTTAAGATGCAACCCGTGGGGCGGTTCAGGGTATGATCCCGTGCCTCCGGCCCGCACGCCGCATTAA
- a CDS encoding D-hexose-6-phosphate mutarotase, protein MITRRATDQGVTFLDVETPLCTATLCLQGAHLTSWKPEGQEECLFLSPNAVFAPGKAIRGGIPVCWPWFGPRKGEPSHGVARTSEWRLHHQETDKRGNALLSLAFYPEDESYPAAILRLALGRTLAMKLETTARMQPCKLTEAFHNYFAVGNLTKCRVHGLDDVPFREEAAQPMKHGERPLAPLGCLDRVYDCPACSGKIVLEDFVLNRAITVERDHASSVIIWNPGQQGAGNMADLGAESWNKFLCVEMGNADSRCIPLASGQSHTLCQKITVGPLE, encoded by the coding sequence ATGATTACCCGGCGAGCAACAGACCAGGGAGTCACTTTCCTGGACGTGGAAACACCGCTCTGTACAGCCACCCTGTGCCTGCAAGGGGCGCACCTCACGTCATGGAAGCCGGAGGGGCAGGAAGAATGCCTCTTCCTTTCCCCCAATGCGGTCTTTGCGCCCGGCAAAGCCATCCGCGGCGGCATTCCCGTCTGCTGGCCCTGGTTCGGTCCGCGGAAGGGCGAACCGTCCCACGGCGTGGCGCGCACCTCGGAATGGCGCCTCCATCACCAGGAGACGGACAAGCGGGGGAACGCCCTGCTTTCCCTGGCCTTCTATCCGGAAGACGAATCCTACCCCGCCGCCATCCTGCGCCTGGCGCTGGGCCGCACGCTGGCCATGAAGCTGGAAACCACCGCCCGCATGCAGCCCTGCAAGCTCACGGAAGCCTTTCACAACTACTTTGCCGTCGGCAACCTGACCAAATGCCGCGTACACGGGCTGGACGACGTACCGTTCCGGGAAGAAGCGGCCCAGCCCATGAAGCACGGAGAACGCCCGCTGGCCCCCCTGGGGTGCCTGGACCGCGTTTACGACTGCCCGGCCTGTTCCGGGAAAATCGTGCTGGAAGACTTCGTGCTGAACCGCGCCATCACCGTGGAGCGGGACCACGCCTCTTCCGTCATCATCTGGAACCCGGGACAGCAGGGAGCCGGAAACATGGCGGATCTGGGCGCGGAATCCTGGAACAAATTCCTGTGCGTGGAAATGGGCAATGCCGATTCCCGTTGCATTCCCCTCGCCTCCGGACAATCCCACACCCTGTGCCAGAAAATCACGGTGGGACCGCTGGAATAG
- a CDS encoding inositol monophosphatase family protein — protein sequence MNHSPEMTAAILAAKSAGAFLKKHFYDQKKVDEASQNDIKLELDKLSQKLITEEILSVFPTHAVLGEEGYTGDRNSEYEWIVDPIDGTVNYFYTIPWFCVSIALRRRGEIVLGVIYDPMMDECWHVEKGGIPYMNDHPMHCSRREKMAEAVVFVGHGKTDGSKEKGIERFAKIAWQVRKVRNNGSAALALAYIACGRFDAYVESVISIWDIAAGVLLVEAAGGKVVLEPKEDNPEQFAIVAWNGRIPIMEALDE from the coding sequence ATGAACCACTCACCTGAAATGACCGCGGCCATCCTGGCCGCCAAATCCGCCGGAGCCTTCCTGAAAAAGCATTTTTACGACCAGAAGAAGGTGGATGAAGCCAGCCAGAACGACATCAAGCTGGAGCTGGACAAGCTCTCCCAGAAACTGATTACGGAGGAAATCCTCTCCGTGTTCCCCACCCACGCCGTTTTGGGCGAGGAAGGGTATACCGGAGACCGCAACAGTGAATATGAATGGATTGTGGACCCTATTGACGGGACGGTGAATTACTTTTACACCATTCCCTGGTTCTGCGTCTCCATCGCCCTGCGCCGCCGCGGGGAAATAGTGCTGGGCGTGATTTACGATCCCATGATGGACGAATGCTGGCATGTGGAAAAGGGAGGCATTCCGTACATGAATGACCATCCCATGCATTGCAGCCGCCGGGAAAAGATGGCGGAGGCCGTGGTGTTCGTGGGACACGGCAAGACGGACGGTTCCAAGGAAAAGGGAATCGAACGCTTCGCAAAAATCGCCTGGCAGGTACGCAAGGTGCGCAACAACGGTTCCGCGGCCCTGGCTCTGGCGTATATTGCCTGCGGCAGGTTTGACGCCTATGTGGAAAGCGTCATTTCCATCTGGGACATCGCCGCCGGGGTTCTGCTGGTGGAAGCTGCGGGAGGGAAGGTTGTCCTGGAACCAAAGGAGGACAATCCGGAACAATTCGCCATCGTCGCCTGGAACGGCCGCATTCCGATCATGGAAGCGCTGGACGAATAA
- the rnpA gene encoding ribonuclease P protein component, with product MRLTRQQSMTRAFQFARVRNEGPSVAGRLIVLSAAPLEHPEEPSKFGIICTKKIGCAVVRNKLRRRVREILRAHGAPFEHGVHLVCVLRWRAVEASYADLERDWQKAARKLKLQLLSREQDKA from the coding sequence ATGCGTCTTACTCGTCAACAAAGCATGACCAGGGCATTCCAATTTGCCCGGGTGCGCAACGAGGGACCATCCGTAGCAGGTCGGCTTATTGTTTTAAGTGCAGCCCCGCTGGAACATCCGGAGGAACCCTCCAAATTCGGCATCATCTGCACGAAAAAAATCGGCTGCGCCGTCGTCCGCAACAAGCTGCGGAGACGCGTACGGGAAATCCTGAGGGCGCACGGAGCCCCCTTTGAACACGGCGTGCACCTGGTGTGCGTCCTCCGCTGGCGGGCCGTGGAAGCCAGCTATGCAGACCTGGAGCGGGACTGGCAGAAAGCCGCCCGCAAGCTCAAACTTCAACTTCTTTCCCGGGAACAAGACAAAGCATGA
- the pdxH gene encoding pyridoxamine 5'-phosphate oxidase, which translates to MDLSNFREEYLKGQLHRKDLAENPFEQFQTWFEQALKADIPEPNAFSLATVNAHGRPSLRTVLLKYFDQTGFVFFTNYGSHKAHDIEENPQVCMMLPWVMLERQVIIYGKAVKVSRAESLKYFLTRPKESQLGAWVSQQSSVISGRKLLEMKLMELKNKFSKGEIPLPSFWGGYRIIPDTFEFWQGGPGRVHDRFMYKLQENGSWTIERLQP; encoded by the coding sequence ATGGACCTGTCCAATTTCAGAGAAGAATACCTCAAGGGCCAGCTTCACAGAAAAGACCTGGCGGAAAACCCCTTTGAACAATTCCAGACCTGGTTTGAACAGGCCCTGAAAGCGGACATTCCGGAACCCAACGCCTTTTCCCTGGCTACGGTGAACGCCCACGGCAGGCCCTCCCTGCGTACGGTGCTGCTCAAATACTTTGACCAGACAGGCTTCGTCTTTTTCACCAACTACGGCAGCCACAAGGCCCATGACATTGAAGAAAACCCGCAGGTCTGCATGATGCTGCCATGGGTGATGCTGGAACGCCAGGTCATCATTTACGGGAAGGCCGTCAAGGTTTCCCGCGCGGAATCCCTGAAATACTTCCTCACCCGTCCCAAGGAATCCCAGCTTGGCGCGTGGGTCTCTCAGCAAAGCTCCGTCATCTCCGGAAGAAAACTGCTGGAAATGAAGCTGATGGAGCTGAAAAACAAATTCTCCAAGGGAGAAATCCCCCTGCCCTCCTTCTGGGGCGGCTACCGGATCATTCCGGACACCTTTGAATTCTGGCAGGGCGGTCCCGGCCGCGTTCACGACCGTTTCATGTACAAGCTCCAGGAAAACGGTTCCTGGACGATCGAACGCCTCCAGCCATGA
- the yidC gene encoding membrane protein insertase YidC, whose protein sequence is MDRTAWIVIGVCAALLGLNIYMGNNKKEEPVPAAPAPAQQTAAAPASAPAPGAQAPAAPSAPEQPSVNKALEEDKTSPITLTATQEADGKQEPFITYTFNRIGGSIGAVTLHNDIVDSQKVADHNITINEAQQRGIGELVFNMDATQDPSYDNTVYKEVSRTADSVTLEGYDPARQLFISKTYTLHPVKNLEGKVLPGSKYLIRLTVSLLNKSPNVQDLRYMGIFGGSAYPIAKSEPKDTYTHFFYHADGSLEQEVPSYFTGGFFSTAKARVLEGPLQDLTYAGVMSQYYATILLPQNESKGSTVYATRQEFPLAHENNTLVPGVTVAMGIPNLTMAPNEIKTLTYDIYTGPKFNAYLRDLNLTYPAISDIMAYGWLVFLSVPMNWLLNLFHGWFGNWGVAIICMTIVVRALIWPLHKKSYMAMKRMSLVQPEMAKLKEKYPDDPQKVNMEMMKLYQKYGINPASGCVPMLIQIPIFFAFYRVLQYSAELRGQPFCLWMTDLSLPDTVGHLFGIPINILPLIMAVTMIVQMRMTPQAGERSQRIIMNLMPLMFFLFCYNFASALALYWTTQNLISIGQTALIRRLPMPVLSAAKKKKPGFFQRMMDQQRVALEEQQRKAKGRNMRNITPKK, encoded by the coding sequence ATGGATCGCACAGCATGGATCGTCATAGGCGTTTGCGCCGCCCTTCTGGGCCTGAACATTTACATGGGCAACAATAAAAAGGAAGAGCCCGTCCCCGCCGCCCCCGCCCCCGCCCAGCAGACGGCCGCCGCCCCGGCAAGCGCCCCGGCTCCCGGAGCACAGGCGCCCGCCGCTCCCAGCGCCCCGGAACAGCCTTCCGTCAACAAGGCCCTTGAAGAAGACAAGACCAGCCCGATCACGCTGACGGCCACGCAGGAAGCGGACGGCAAGCAGGAACCCTTCATCACGTACACCTTCAACCGCATCGGCGGCTCCATCGGCGCCGTTACCCTCCACAACGACATTGTGGACTCCCAAAAAGTCGCGGACCACAACATCACCATCAACGAAGCCCAGCAGAGGGGCATTGGCGAGCTCGTCTTCAACATGGACGCCACCCAGGACCCGTCCTATGACAACACCGTGTACAAGGAAGTCAGCCGCACGGCGGACTCCGTCACCCTGGAGGGCTATGATCCCGCACGGCAGCTCTTCATCTCCAAGACCTACACCCTGCACCCCGTCAAGAATCTGGAAGGAAAAGTACTGCCCGGCAGCAAGTACCTCATCCGTCTGACCGTCTCCCTGCTCAACAAATCCCCCAACGTCCAGGATCTGCGCTACATGGGCATCTTCGGCGGCAGCGCCTACCCCATCGCCAAGAGTGAACCGAAGGACACCTACACCCACTTCTTCTACCATGCGGACGGTTCCCTGGAACAGGAAGTGCCCTCCTACTTCACGGGCGGCTTTTTCAGCACCGCAAAGGCACGCGTCCTGGAAGGCCCCTTGCAGGACCTGACCTATGCCGGCGTGATGAGCCAGTACTACGCCACCATTCTTCTTCCCCAGAACGAATCCAAGGGCTCCACCGTGTACGCCACCCGCCAGGAATTCCCGCTGGCGCATGAAAACAACACGCTGGTGCCCGGCGTCACCGTAGCCATGGGCATCCCCAACCTGACCATGGCGCCCAACGAAATAAAGACGCTCACCTACGACATCTACACCGGTCCCAAATTCAACGCCTACCTGCGCGACCTGAACCTCACCTACCCCGCCATCAGCGACATCATGGCGTACGGCTGGCTCGTCTTCCTGAGCGTGCCGATGAACTGGCTGCTCAACCTCTTCCACGGATGGTTCGGAAACTGGGGCGTGGCCATCATCTGCATGACCATCGTCGTCCGCGCGCTCATCTGGCCGCTGCACAAGAAATCCTACATGGCCATGAAGCGCATGTCCCTGGTTCAGCCGGAGATGGCCAAGCTTAAGGAAAAATATCCGGACGACCCCCAGAAGGTGAACATGGAGATGATGAAGCTGTACCAGAAATACGGCATCAACCCTGCCAGCGGCTGCGTGCCCATGCTCATCCAGATCCCCATCTTCTTCGCCTTCTACCGCGTGCTCCAGTATTCCGCGGAGCTGAGGGGCCAGCCCTTCTGCCTGTGGATGACGGACCTGTCCCTGCCCGACACCGTAGGCCACCTGTTCGGCATCCCGATCAACATCCTGCCCCTCATCATGGCCGTGACCATGATTGTCCAGATGCGGATGACCCCGCAGGCGGGCGAACGCTCCCAGCGCATCATCATGAACCTGATGCCCCTGATGTTCTTCCTGTTCTGTTATAACTTCGCTTCCGCCCTGGCCCTGTACTGGACCACGCAGAACCTGATTTCCATCGGCCAGACGGCCCTCATCCGCCGCCTGCCCATGCCCGTGCTCTCCGCCGCCAAAAAGAAGAAGCCCGGCTTCTTCCAGAGGATGATGGACCAGCAGCGCGTGGCCCTGGAGGAACAGCAGCGCAAGGCCAAGGGCCGCAACATGCGCAACATAACGCCCAAGAAGTAG
- a CDS encoding polyprenyl synthetase family protein — protein sequence MCEEQSLNDYITEQCALIDAALDRLLPAEDESPETIHKAMRYSMFAGGKRMRPVLCLAAAEACGGLAVNALVPACAVEMMHTYSLIHDDLPAMDNDDLRRGKPTSHKAFGEGVAILAGDALLTEAFAVIAQVDDTERYTVRDYVRELAATGGSTMLIGGQILDLEGEHKQLSEPEVRAVYEGKTAALLTTALRFGAMSANATEAQLEAVTDFGYNLGLAFQVIDDILDLTASTEKLGKTAGKDVNAQKSTCPALIGMDGARSEAKCRTQAALDALMIFPEERRTRLVELANYLLNREY from the coding sequence ATGTGTGAAGAACAATCCCTGAACGACTACATTACAGAACAGTGCGCCTTGATTGACGCCGCGCTGGACAGGCTTCTGCCCGCAGAGGACGAAAGCCCTGAAACCATCCACAAGGCCATGCGCTACAGCATGTTCGCGGGCGGCAAGAGAATGCGCCCCGTGCTCTGCCTGGCGGCCGCGGAAGCCTGCGGCGGTCTGGCGGTGAATGCCCTGGTGCCCGCCTGCGCCGTGGAAATGATGCACACGTATTCCCTTATTCATGACGACCTGCCGGCCATGGACAATGACGACCTGCGCCGCGGCAAGCCCACCAGCCACAAGGCCTTCGGGGAAGGGGTAGCCATTCTGGCGGGAGACGCCCTGCTGACGGAAGCCTTTGCCGTGATCGCCCAGGTGGACGACACGGAACGCTACACTGTCCGGGATTATGTCCGGGAACTGGCGGCTACCGGCGGCAGCACGATGCTCATCGGCGGCCAGATTCTGGACCTGGAAGGGGAGCACAAGCAGCTCTCCGAACCGGAAGTGCGCGCCGTGTACGAAGGGAAGACGGCGGCCCTGCTGACCACGGCCCTCCGCTTCGGCGCCATGTCCGCGAACGCCACGGAAGCCCAGTTGGAAGCCGTCACGGACTTCGGCTACAACCTTGGCCTCGCCTTCCAGGTAATTGATGACATTCTGGACCTGACCGCCTCCACGGAAAAGCTCGGCAAGACCGCCGGCAAGGACGTGAACGCCCAGAAATCCACCTGCCCGGCCCTGATAGGCATGGACGGAGCCCGTTCCGAAGCGAAATGCCGCACCCAGGCGGCCCTGGACGCCCTGATGATCTTCCCGGAAGAACGCCGCACCCGCCTGGTGGAACTGGCCAACTATCTCCTCAACCGCGAATATTAA
- the rpmH gene encoding 50S ribosomal protein L34, with protein sequence MSKRTYQPSKRCRKRQFGFRARMATKNGADIIRRRRAKGRKRLLPKGAEIQYKRHTIQHGR encoded by the coding sequence ATGAGCAAGAGGACTTATCAACCATCCAAGCGTTGCCGCAAGCGTCAGTTCGGATTCCGTGCACGCATGGCTACCAAGAACGGAGCAGACATCATTCGCCGCCGCCGCGCCAAAGGCCGCAAGCGCCTGCTTCCCAAGGGAGCCGAAATCCAGTACAAGCGCCATACCATCCAGCACGGCCGTTAA
- the nadC gene encoding carboxylating nicotinate-nucleotide diphosphorylase — MPAETVSDNVETLINLALAEDFGPGDVTSTYFVPEHLTARAILTPRKKGVLSGVNVAAEVFRKVDPSLKVEVYLHDGEAVAPGAVVMLIEGSARSILGAERTALNFIQRLSGVATLTRKYVKAVSHTSARILDTRKTTPGYRLLEKAAVAHGGGTNHRMGLYDRAMVKDNHLMTDGNTEHLQQCINRLRAEKPGVEIQLEADTLEQVEAFLKLEGVDHILLDNMTPEMLKQAVAMRGDRATPLIEASGGVNLDTVAAIAESGVDFVSVGYVTHSAPSLDLGLDFSVE, encoded by the coding sequence ATGCCCGCAGAAACCGTATCCGACAACGTGGAAACCCTGATCAATCTGGCGCTGGCCGAAGACTTCGGCCCCGGGGATGTGACTTCCACATACTTCGTCCCGGAACACCTGACCGCCAGAGCCATTCTGACGCCCCGGAAAAAGGGCGTTCTTTCCGGCGTCAACGTGGCGGCGGAAGTCTTCCGCAAGGTGGACCCCTCCCTGAAGGTGGAAGTCTACCTGCATGACGGGGAGGCCGTGGCGCCCGGCGCCGTGGTGATGCTCATTGAAGGCTCCGCCCGCTCCATCCTGGGAGCGGAACGCACTGCGCTCAACTTCATCCAGCGCCTTTCCGGCGTAGCCACGCTCACCAGGAAATACGTGAAGGCCGTTTCCCACACCAGCGCCCGCATCCTGGACACCCGCAAGACCACTCCCGGCTACCGCCTGCTGGAAAAGGCAGCCGTGGCCCACGGCGGAGGCACCAACCACCGCATGGGCCTTTATGACCGCGCCATGGTGAAGGACAACCACCTGATGACGGACGGCAACACGGAACACCTCCAGCAGTGCATCAACAGGCTGCGCGCGGAAAAGCCCGGCGTGGAAATCCAGCTGGAAGCGGACACTCTGGAACAGGTGGAAGCCTTCCTCAAGCTGGAAGGAGTGGACCACATTCTTCTGGACAACATGACGCCGGAGATGCTGAAGCAGGCCGTCGCCATGCGCGGCGACCGCGCCACACCCCTGATAGAAGCCAGCGGGGGCGTCAACCTGGACACGGTGGCCGCCATTGCGGAATCCGGCGTGGACTTCGTTTCCGTGGGCTACGTCACCCACTCCGCCCCCTCCCTGGACCTGGGGCTGGATTTCAGCGTGGAATAA
- a CDS encoding aspartate-semialdehyde dehydrogenase, whose amino-acid sequence MNQAPHVAIVGATGAVGVEILSCLETRNFPVGSLKLLASARSAGKQVAFRGEMLTVEELTEKSFDGVDIALFSAGGGISLKFAPIAAAAGCVVIDNSSAFRQDPDVPLVVPEINPEAALNHPRNIIANPNCTTIITLMALFPLHQRFGLKTVIASSYQAVSGSGQHGIAELESQVRAVVDGHPVVKNVYPHQIAFNLLPQIDSFTESGYTKEELKMLNEGRKILSLPDLKVTCTCVRVPVYRSHSISVTAQFEQPVDVETARRAYDGKPGVAVMDNPSEGVWPTPLDSTNGDTCYVGRMRMDMAIDNALTLWVVGDQVRKGAALNAVQIAELLVGR is encoded by the coding sequence ATGAACCAAGCACCCCATGTTGCCATCGTCGGCGCCACCGGAGCGGTGGGCGTTGAGATCCTGTCCTGCCTGGAAACACGCAACTTTCCCGTAGGCTCCCTGAAGCTTCTGGCCTCCGCCCGGTCCGCCGGAAAACAGGTCGCCTTCCGGGGAGAAATGCTGACTGTGGAAGAATTGACGGAAAAATCCTTTGACGGCGTGGACATCGCCCTGTTCAGCGCAGGCGGCGGCATTTCCCTGAAGTTCGCCCCCATTGCCGCGGCCGCGGGCTGCGTGGTCATCGACAATTCCTCCGCCTTCCGCCAGGACCCGGACGTGCCCCTTGTGGTGCCGGAAATCAACCCGGAAGCGGCCCTCAACCACCCCCGCAACATCATCGCCAACCCGAACTGCACCACCATCATTACGCTGATGGCCCTCTTCCCCCTGCACCAGCGCTTCGGGCTGAAAACCGTCATCGCCTCCAGCTACCAGGCGGTTTCCGGAAGCGGGCAGCACGGCATTGCGGAACTGGAATCCCAGGTGCGCGCCGTGGTGGACGGCCATCCCGTGGTGAAAAACGTTTATCCGCACCAGATCGCCTTCAACCTTCTTCCCCAGATCGACTCCTTCACGGAAAGCGGCTACACGAAGGAAGAGCTTAAAATGCTCAATGAAGGCCGCAAAATCCTTTCCCTTCCCGACCTCAAGGTGACGTGCACCTGCGTGCGCGTGCCCGTGTACCGCTCCCATTCCATTTCCGTGACTGCCCAGTTTGAGCAGCCTGTGGATGTGGAAACGGCTCGCCGCGCCTATGACGGAAAACCCGGCGTCGCCGTGATGGACAATCCCTCGGAAGGCGTGTGGCCCACCCCGCTGGACAGCACCAACGGGGACACCTGCTACGTGGGGCGCATGCGCATGGACATGGCGATCGACAATGCCCTGACCCTCTGGGTCGTGGGCGACCAGGTCCGGAAAGGGGCAGCCCTGAACGCCGTACAGATTGCGGAACTTCTGGTCGGCCGCTGA
- a CDS encoding glutamine synthetase III, whose product MHTNPPSDVGNAATFIAEIYGQDVFNMETMRNYLPRPVYKKLLATIRKDEKLDPDIANEVAQAMMTWALEKGASHYTHWFQPLNGSTAEKHDSFVDVDPEGNLELKFSGKSLVQGEPDASSFPSGGLRATFEARGYTAWDPTSPAFIKRTENGATLCIPTAFCSYKGQALDKKTPLLRSMTAVTRQARRLLSCFGGPSNIHVSADLGAEQEYFLVDKQLYALRPDLMMCGRTLFGNVPPKHQQMEDHYFGSIKDRVLEFMVDVDEALWKLGIPAKTRHNEVAPGQFEIAPIFESQNLAVDHNMLVMEVLRKTANKHDMVCLLHEKPFSGMNGSGKHNNWSLSAPGYGSLLNPGSSPQENAIFLTLLCATIKAVDEHADLLRASVAKSGNEHRLGAHEAPPAIISIFLGDLLDEIIEQIEKGGTKKACTQKTINIGVDTLPMFPLDASDRNRTSPFAFTGNKFEFRAVGSSQTCAWPMTVLNTIVAESLDEICTILEPVKDKPEEFHATLNKLLQNIIKKHKRILFSGDGYGEAWIEEAERRKLPNVPGTIEALAALETPKAKTLFEKYKVVSPVELHARHEIQTEIFHKEISIEAETALLMVETLYIPAVTEQLTQLTTAIAQMKAAGIKAGMKATADRANQIGTLLDLLPTQVQELRRAVDKAETKVIQTGMDNLRSTIDMLESLTDADLWPVPTYAELLFL is encoded by the coding sequence ATGCATACAAACCCACCTTCCGATGTTGGCAACGCCGCAACCTTCATTGCGGAAATTTACGGTCAGGATGTCTTCAACATGGAGACCATGCGCAACTACCTGCCCCGTCCCGTCTACAAGAAACTGCTGGCTACCATCCGCAAGGACGAAAAGCTGGACCCGGACATTGCCAATGAAGTGGCCCAGGCCATGATGACGTGGGCTCTGGAAAAGGGCGCCAGCCATTACACCCACTGGTTCCAGCCCCTCAACGGAAGCACGGCGGAAAAGCATGACTCCTTCGTGGACGTGGACCCGGAAGGAAACCTGGAACTCAAATTCTCAGGAAAGAGCCTGGTTCAGGGCGAGCCGGACGCCTCCAGCTTCCCCTCCGGCGGCCTCCGCGCCACCTTTGAAGCCCGCGGCTACACTGCCTGGGATCCCACCAGCCCCGCCTTCATCAAGCGGACGGAAAACGGCGCAACCCTCTGCATCCCCACCGCCTTCTGCTCCTATAAGGGACAGGCGCTGGACAAAAAGACTCCCCTTCTCCGCTCCATGACCGCCGTCACCCGCCAGGCCAGGCGCCTGCTGTCCTGCTTCGGCGGCCCGTCCAACATCCACGTCAGCGCCGATCTGGGCGCGGAGCAGGAATACTTCCTGGTGGACAAGCAGCTTTACGCCCTGCGCCCGGACCTGATGATGTGCGGCCGCACCCTCTTCGGCAACGTCCCCCCCAAGCACCAGCAGATGGAAGACCACTACTTCGGCTCCATCAAGGACCGCGTGCTGGAATTCATGGTGGACGTGGACGAAGCCCTCTGGAAACTTGGCATTCCGGCCAAAACGCGCCACAATGAAGTTGCGCCCGGCCAGTTTGAAATTGCGCCCATCTTTGAAAGCCAGAACCTGGCCGTGGACCACAACATGCTGGTCATGGAAGTGCTCCGCAAGACCGCCAACAAGCATGACATGGTCTGCCTGCTGCATGAAAAGCCCTTCTCCGGCATGAACGGCTCCGGCAAGCACAACAACTGGTCCCTCTCCGCGCCCGGTTACGGCAGCCTGCTCAACCCGGGTTCCAGCCCGCAGGAAAACGCCATCTTCCTCACCCTGCTCTGCGCCACGATCAAGGCCGTGGACGAACACGCGGACCTGCTGCGCGCCTCCGTCGCCAAATCCGGAAACGAACACCGCCTGGGTGCCCATGAAGCGCCTCCGGCCATCATCTCCATCTTTCTGGGGGATCTGCTGGATGAAATCATTGAGCAGATTGAAAAGGGCGGCACCAAAAAGGCGTGCACCCAGAAAACCATCAACATCGGCGTGGATACCCTGCCGATGTTCCCCCTGGACGCCTCCGACAGGAACCGCACCAGCCCCTTCGCCTTCACGGGCAATAAATTCGAATTCCGCGCCGTAGGCTCCTCCCAGACCTGCGCCTGGCCCATGACGGTGCTCAACACCATCGTGGCGGAAAGCCTGGATGAAATCTGCACCATCCTGGAACCCGTCAAGGACAAGCCGGAGGAATTCCATGCCACGCTGAACAAGCTGCTTCAGAACATCATCAAGAAGCACAAGCGCATCCTTTTCAGCGGAGACGGCTACGGGGAAGCCTGGATTGAAGAAGCGGAACGCCGCAAACTGCCCAACGTTCCCGGCACCATTGAAGCCCTGGCCGCGCTGGAAACGCCCAAGGCCAAGACCCTCTTTGAAAAATACAAGGTGGTCAGCCCCGTGGAGCTCCACGCCCGCCATGAAATCCAGACGGAAATATTCCACAAGGAAATCAGCATTGAAGCGGAAACCGCCCTTCTGATGGTGGAAACCCTCTACATCCCCGCCGTGACGGAACAGCTCACGCAGCTCACCACCGCCATAGCCCAGATGAAAGCCGCCGGAATCAAGGCGGGCATGAAAGCCACCGCGGACCGCGCCAACCAGATCGGCACGCTGCTGGACCTTCTCCCCACCCAGGTGCAGGAACTCCGCCGCGCCGTGGACAAAGCCGAGACGAAGGTCATCCAGACGGGCATGGACAATCTGAGAAGCACCATCGACATGCTGGAAAGCCTGACGGACGCAGACCTGTGGCCCGTTCCCACCTATGCGGAACTGCTCTTTCTGTAA
- the ispF gene encoding 2-C-methyl-D-erythritol 2,4-cyclodiphosphate synthase, translating into MKDMIALTGLGYDIHRFAEAPRPLMLGGVHIPSARGLDGHSDADVLCHAIADALLGAAGLPDIGYWFPPGDPGCKDISSLDIVAKAVSLIRERGGRVVNVDSSLIAEAPRISPYLEQMKGALGTALGISPARVGVKATTNEQLGALGRREGIAAFAVAAILMPEDLTAP; encoded by the coding sequence ATGAAAGACATGATTGCACTGACCGGGCTGGGATATGACATCCACCGTTTTGCGGAAGCTCCGCGTCCCCTGATGCTGGGCGGCGTGCACATTCCTTCCGCCCGCGGGCTGGACGGCCATTCCGATGCGGACGTTTTGTGCCACGCCATTGCAGACGCGCTGCTGGGTGCGGCCGGATTGCCGGACATCGGCTACTGGTTCCCGCCGGGAGACCCTGGCTGCAAGGATATTTCTTCCCTGGACATCGTGGCGAAGGCCGTTTCCCTGATTCGTGAGCGCGGCGGCCGCGTGGTGAACGTGGATTCCTCCCTGATTGCGGAAGCTCCGCGCATCTCTCCCTACCTGGAACAGATGAAGGGCGCCCTGGGAACCGCCCTGGGCATCTCTCCGGCGCGCGTGGGGGTGAAGGCCACCACCAATGAACAGCTCGGCGCGCTGGGCCGCCGGGAAGGCATCGCCGCCTTTGCCGTGGCGGCTATTCTGATGCCGGAAGATTTGACTGCGCCGTAA